One Cicer arietinum cultivar CDC Frontier isolate Library 1 chromosome 8, Cicar.CDCFrontier_v2.0, whole genome shotgun sequence DNA segment encodes these proteins:
- the LOC101490355 gene encoding uncharacterized protein, producing the protein METISKFPYTHQPLRSISFPTRGNPSSQRVQSLLNNLKQHHKHSLSSNFYSKTETIQSDLVLLAEMYNCMEEELFNSQQTQQALLHYKDGKLISQTLCGSVILLDACECSRDLLLILREHMQTLESSIRRRIRKGDSSIENSVSSYESFRKNAKKKISKQLLQLKRMQNKVNSFSLCDNQDQKLTFLATVLREANTITITILCSMLLFLSMPALGTKGSSLISKLKPMMLFSSLKEGNNNNGVGELNNVLCCLIGKEKSSDYNSEGQRALKLLERLNVDIDGLESGLDCMFRCLVKNRVLFLNMLAH; encoded by the coding sequence atgGAAACCATTTCAAAATTTCCATATACACATCAACCATTAAGATCCATTAGTTTCCCCACAAGAGGAAACCCCTCTTCTCAAAGAGTACAATCACTTTTAAACAACCTTAAACAACATCACAAACACTCTCTCTCATCCAACTTTTATTCAAAAACAGAGACAATTCAGAGTGATTTAGTGTTACTTGCAGAGATGTACAATTGCATGGAGGAAGAACTCTTCAATTCTCAACAAACTCAACAAGCTCTTCTTCACTACAAAGATGGAAAACTCATATCACAAACATTGTGTGGTTCAGTCATATTGCTAGATGCTTGTGAGTGTTCAAGGGATTTATTGTTGATTCTTAGAGAACACATGCAAACACTTGAGTCATCAATACGTAGAAGAATTAGAAAAGGTGATTCAAGCATTGAAAATAGTGTTTCTTCATATGAAAGTTTTAGAAAGAATGCAaagaagaaaatttcaaaacaactTTTGCAGCTAAAGAGAATGCAGAACAAAGttaattcattttctctctGTGATAATCAAGATCAGAAACTAACCTTTTTGGCAACAGTTTTAAGAGAAGCAAATACAATTACTATAACAATACTATGTTCTATGCTACTTTTTTTGTCTATGCCAGCACTTGGAACAAAAGGGTCATCTTTGATTTCAAAGTTGAAGCCTATGATGTTGTTTTCTTCTTTGAAAGAAGGGAATAACAACAATGGTGTTGGAGAACTTAACAATGTTTTGTGTTGTCTTATTGGAAAAGAGAAAAGTAGTGATTATAATAGTGAAGGTCAAAGGGCATTGAAATTGTTGGAGAGATTGAATGTTGATATTGATGGTTTGGAAAGTGGATTAGATTGCATGTTTAGATGTTTGGTAAAAAATAGAGTTTTGTTTTTGAATATGCTTGCTCATTAG
- the LOC101491000 gene encoding isocitrate dehydrogenase [NAD] regulatory subunit 1, mitochondrial, giving the protein MATRRSAPHLLKQLFASRHHLNPTRHVTYMPRPGDGTPRSVTLIPGDGIGPLVTGAVEQVMEAMHAPIYFEKYEVHGDMKAVPSEVLESIKKNKVCLKGGLATPMGGGVSSLNVQLRKELDLYASLVNCFNLPGLPTRHDNVDIVVIRENTEGEYSGLEHEVVPGVVESLKVITKFCSERIAKYAFEYAYLNNRKKVTAVHKANIMKLADGLFLESCREVATKYPGIKYNEIIVDNCCMQLVSKPEQFDVMVTPNLYGNLVANTAAGIAGGTGVMPGGNVGADYAVFEQGASAGNVGNDKVVQQKKANPVALLLSSAMMLRHLQFPAFADRLETAVKRVILEGRYRTKDLGGTSTTQEVVDAVIDALH; this is encoded by the exons ATGGCGACGAGACGATCCGCACCACACCTTCTCAAACAGCTCTTCGCCTCACGCCACCACCTCAACCCAACCCGCCACGTAACCTACATGCCTCGTCCCGGAGACGGAACACCACGAAGCGTAACTCTCATCCCCGGCGACGGAATTGGACCACTAGTAACCGGCGCAGTCGAACAAGTAATGGAAGCGATGCACGCTCCTATTTACTTCGAGAAATACGAAGTCCACGGTGACATGAAGGCGGTGCCATCAGAAGTGCTGGAATCAATAAAGAAGAATAAGGTTTGTTTGAAGGGAGGACTTGCTACTCCTATGGGCGGTGGTGTTAGTTCCCTTAACGTGCAATTGAGGAAGGAACTTGATCTCTATGCTTCACTTGTTAACTGCTTTAACCTCCCTGGTTTGCCTACAAGGCATGATAATGttgatattgttgttattaGGGAGAATACTGAGGGAGAGTATTCTGGCCTTGAACATGAGGTTGTTCCCGGCGTTGTTGAAAGCCTCAAG GTAATAACAAAGTTCTGTTCGGAGCGCATTGCTAAATATGCTTTCGAGTATGCTTATCTAAATAACAGAAAGAAGGTGACTGCTGTGCACAAAGCAAACATCATGAAACTTGCAGATGGTTTATTCTTGGAATCTTGTCGAGAGGTTGCTACAAAGTATCCTGGAATCAAGTATAATGAAATTATTGTAGATAACTGTTGCATGCAGCTTGTTTCAAAGCCTGAACAATTTGATGTCATG GTAACTCCCAATCTTTATGGAAATCTTGTTGCAAATACAGCGGCAGGCATTGCTGGAGGCACTGGTGTCATGCCAGGAG GTAATGTTGGGGCTGACTACGCTGTATTTGAACAAGGAGCTTCAGCCGGAAATGTTGGTAACGACAAAGTAGTGCAACAAAAGAAAGCCAACCCCGTGGCACTCCTCCTTTCATCGGCAATGATGCTTAGACATCTTCAGTTTCCTGCATTCGCTGACCGATTGGAAACTGCTGTCAAAAGAGTCATTTTAGAGGGAAGATACCGGACAAAGGACCTTGGAGGTACAAGCACCACCCAAGAGGTTGTTGATGCCGTGATAGATGCattacattaa
- the LOC101493801 gene encoding putative DNA (cytosine-5)-methyltransferase CMT1: MGKRAQQSPQNDDVVSLLPSQRKKAKHSRVNPVACFVGKPIPNAEAQSKWPRRYSKKGEKGSSNDGSNESDCLQAKCHYREANVDGVIYKLNDNAYVKAEDGKPDYIARIVEMFETPDKEHYFTAQWFYRAEDTVIKDHGNLVDKKRVFISDVKDENPLDCIVSKVKIVQIAPNVGTKKKIPSCDLYYDMKYTVPYLTFSNIVNEPARIESDSTSTISSESGSNGCVADSNVANGGKCQHNSSDKSEWTLLDLYSGCGAMSTGLCFGASISGMKLVTRWAVDINSHACESLKLNHPETQVRNEPAEDFLSLLKAWVKLCEEFSLIGSERSDSDLDVDEEADDEASDVKNEATDNPSDSEEFEVEKLLSVCYGDPNGVKKSGLHFKVRWRGYDSSEDTWEPIDGLSDCKEALKDFVTRGYKKKLLPLPGDADFICGGPPCQGVSGFNRFRNKNAPLEDVKNKQLIVYMDIIDFLKPKYVLMENVVDILKFAGGFLGRYAIGRLVAMNYQARMGMMAAGSYGLPQFRMRVFLWGALPTQKLPAYPLPTHEVVSRGVIPTEFEEITVAYATNEKCQLADAIFLKDAIADLPSIANDESQDEMSYGTTPRTDFQKYIRLKRSEMVNYMATSKSAPRRVLYDHRPLQLNKDDYERVCQIPKKKGANFRDLPGVLVKDNKVEWDPSVERLLLQSGKPLVPDYAMSFVRGTSSKPFGRLWWDEIVSTVVTRAEPHNQALLHPAQDRVLSIRENARLQGFPDCYKLCGPIKERYMQVGNAVAVPVALALGYTFGLACQGLSDDKPLTTVPFKYPKCLASSSSVDTVKDEKDDSS, translated from the exons ATGGGTAAACGCGCTCAACAATCACCTCAAAACGACGACGTcgtttctcttcttccttccCAACGGAAAAAGGCTAAACACTCTCGCGTTAACCCTGTCGCTTGTTTCGTCGGAAAGCCCATTCCCAACGCTGAAGCCCAATCTAAATGGCCTCGCCGTTACTCCAAGAAG GGGGAAAAAGGAAGCTCTAACGA TGGATCGAACGAAAGCGATTGTTTGCAAGCAAAGTGTCACTACCGTGAAGCTAATGTTGATGGTGTTATCTATAAGCTTAACGACAATGCTTATGTCAAG GCTGAAGATGGTAAACCTGATTATATTGCAAGGATTGTTGAAATGTTTGAAACTCCCGATAAGGAGCATTATTTCACTGCTCAATGGTTTTATAGAGCTGAAGATACA GTTATTAAGGATCATGGTAATCTTGTTGATAAGAAGAGAGTGTTTATATCCGATGTTAAAGATGAAAACCCCCTTGATTGTATTGTTTCCAAAGTTAAAATTGTGCAAATTGCTCCAAAT GTGGGTACAAAGAAGAAAATTCCTTCTTGTGATCTATATTACGATATGAAGTACACTGTGCCTTATTTAACCTTTTCAAACATTGTAAACG AACCAGCCAGAATAGAAAGTGATTCAACCTCTACAATTTCAAGTGAATCTGGTTCTAATGGTTGTGTTGCTGATAGTAATGTGGCCAATGGAGGGAAGTGTCAACATAATAGTTCTGATAAGTCAGAGTGGACATTACTAGATTTGTATTCTGGGTGTGGAGCTATGTCCACTGGCCTTTGCTTTGGGGCTTCCATATCTGGCATGAAACTTGTCACG AGGTGGGCTGTTGACATAAATTCACATGCGTGTGAAAGTTTAAAGTTAAACCACCCAGAAACACAG GTGAGGAATGAGCCTGCAGAAGACTTTTTAAGTCTACTAAAAGCTTGGGTTAAGCTATGTGAAGAGTTTTCATTGATAGGATCTGAAAGGTCAGATTCTGATCTAGATGTGGATGAAGAAGCTGATGATGAAGCTAGTGATGTGAAAAATGAAGCTACAGATAATCCATCTGATTCTGAGGAATTTGAGGTGGAAAAGTTACTTTCTGTTTGTTATGGTGATCCCAATGGAGTGAAAAAATCAGGACTACATTTTAAA GTGCGTTGGAGGGGTTATGATTCCAGTGAGGATACATGGGAACCAATAGATGGCTTGAG TGACTGTAAGGAAGCTTTGAAAGATTTTGTTACAAGAGGATATAAGAAAAAGTTATTGCCTCTTCCA GGTGATGCTGATTTTATTTGTGGAGGACCACCTTGTCAAGGTGTAAGTGGTTTCAACCGATTCAGGAATAAAAATGCTCCATTGGAGGATGTAAAGAATAAGCAGTTAATTGTTTATATGGACATTATTGATTTCTTGAAGCCCAAATATGTGCTCATGGAAAATGTTGTTGACATTTTGAAATTTGCTGGTGGATTTTTGGGTCGATATGCCATAGGCCGTCTAGTGGCCATGAATTACCAAGCTAGAATGGGCATGATGGCTGCAGGATCTTATGGCCTTCCCCAATTTCGGATGCGTGTTTTTCTTTGGGGAGCTCTTCCTACTCAA AAATTGCCTGCATATCCATTGCCAACTCATGAGGTGGTATCAAGAGGAGTCATACCCACTGAGTTTGAA GAAATTACAGTTGCATATGCCACTAATGAAAAGTGTCAGTTGGCCGATGCCATATTTCTTAAGGATGCAATAGCAGATCTCCCTTCG ATTGCAAATGATGAGAGCCAGGATGAAATGAGCTATGGAACCACTCCTCGTACtgattttcaaaaatacatCAGATTAAAGAGAAGTG AGATGGTGAATTATATGGCTACCAGTAAAAGTGCACCCCGTAGAGTTCTGTATGACCATCGTCCCTTGCAATTAAATAAAGATGATTATGAAAGAGTTTGCCAAATTCCCAAGAAGAAG GGTGCAAACTTCAGAGACCTGCCTGGAGTTCTTGTGAAAGACAACAAAGTTGAATGGGACCCTTCAGTTGAAAGATTGTTACTACAGTCTGGGAAGCCTTTG GTTCCTGATTATGCAATGTCATTTGTCCGTGGAACCTCCTCAAA GCCTTTTGGTCGTTTGTGGTGGGATGAAATTGTGTCAACTGTTGTGACAAGAGCAGAGCCTCACAATCAG gccCTTCTCCACCCAGCACAAGATCGAGTTCTTAGCATACGTGAAAATGCAAGGCTTCAAGGATTTCCTGATTGCTATAAACTTTGTGGGCCTATCAAAGAGAG GTACATGCAAGTTGGAAATGCTGTTGCTGTTCCTGTGGCTCTTGCCCTCGGATACACATTCGGTTTGGCTTGTCAAGGACTGTCAGATGACAAGCCTTTGACAACTGTTCCATTTAAGTACCCTAAATGTCTTGCCAGTTCATCTTCAGTTGATACTGTGAAGGATGAGAAGGATGATTCAAGTTGA
- the LOC101490678 gene encoding butanoate--CoA ligase AAE1-like translates to MRKDMVDQRSKGYMPLSPISFLERAATMFGDKVSIIYNDHVRFSWRQTYERCLNLASALVNLGISHGDIVATLAPNVPAQYELHFSVPMAGAIISALNTKLDATTLALILEQLEACKVIFVDYEFIDSAFKASNIISQKKCKPPLIVLMPNYDQLVKDIPQGTLFYNELLAKGESNFKTLMPSNECDPISVNYTSGSTGIPKGAVYSHRSVYLNSLATITRFNVNPLPVFLWTVDMFRCTGWCFIWAISVLGGTNICLRNFTAKDIFDAIHVHKATHLCGAPTLLEIIANYDIIHRPLPHKVSITVAGVLPPFKILNKVAELGFDVNIGYGMTEVLGPVIVRKWKQNLDDDITKLNYYVEKGLIDFMMVEVDVKDPNTMKSVPYDGRTIGEIMFKGNTLMLGYLKSSQMIEEAFKGGWYRTRDLGVRLPNGSFSLKDREKDAIYSKGEVVSSLEVEAVLLNHPMVLKAAVVGRYDDESLVESPCAIVELKDGCSATVEDIIKFCEDQLNPDMVPRSVIFGDLPLNSTGKVQKFLIKEKIKSNESWRV, encoded by the exons ATGAGAAAAGACATGGTTGATCAACGCTCTAAAGGCTACATGCCTTTGTCACCGATTAGTTTCCTAGAAAGAGCAGCCACCATGTTTGGTGACAAGGTTTCCATCATCTACAATGATCATGTTAGATTTTCATGGAGACAAACCTATGAAAGATGCCTCAATCTTGCTTCTGCTTTGGTCAACTTAGGAATTTCTCATGGTGATATT GTAGCAACTTTAGCACCAAATGTTCCAGCACAGTATGAGCTTCATTTTAGTGTACCTATGGCAGGTGCTATTATTTCTGCACTCAACACCAAACTAGATGCAACAACATTAGCACTTATATTGGAACAATTAGAAGCTTGCAAAGTCATATTTGTTGACTATGAATTTATTGACTCTGCTTTCAAAGCATCAAATATAATCTCTCAAAAAAAATGCAAGCCACCCCTTATTGTCCTAATGCCAAATTATGACCAATTAGTGAAAGATATTCCTCAAGGTACCTTATTCTACAATGAGCTTCTAGCAAAGGGagaatcaaattttaaaactttaatgCCTAGTAATGAATGTGATCCTATATCAGTGAATTATACATCAGGCTCCACAGGAATTCCTAAAGGAGCTGTTTATAGTCATAGAAGTGTCTATCTTAATTCACTTGCAACGATTACTCGTTTCAACGTGAATCCTTTGCCGGTTTTTCTATGGACAGTGGACATGTTTAGATGCACTGGATGGTGTTTCATTTGGGCAATATCTGTTCTTGGTGGCACCAACATTTGTCTTAGAAATTTCACagcaaaagatatttttgatgCAATTCATGTTCATAAGGCAACTCATTTGTGTGGTGCACCTACCCTTTTGGAAATCATTGCAAATTATGACATTATTCATAGGCCTCTTCCTCACAAGGTGAGTATCACAGTTGCTGGTGTATTGCCACCATTCAAAATTCTCAACAAGGTGGCAGAGCTTGGATTTGATGTAAACATTGGATATGGTATGACAGAAGTTTTAGGTCCAGTCATTGTAAGAAAGTGGAAACAAAATTTAGATGATGATATTACAAAGCTAAATTATTATGTTGAGAAAGGGCTAATAGACTTTATGATGGTAGAGGTTGATGTGAAAGATCCAAATACAATGAAGAGTGTTCCTTATGATGGGAGAACCATAGGTGAAATTATGTTTAAAGGGAATACTTTGATGTTAGGGTATCTTAAGAGTTCACAAATGATTGAAGAAGCTTTTAAGGGTGGATGGTATAGGACTAGGGACCTAGGTGTCAGGCTACCTAATGGTTCTTTTAGTTTGAAAGATAGGGAAAAAGACGCTATTTATTCAAAGGGTGAGGTTGTGAGTTCACTAGAGGTAGAAGCAGTGTTGTTGAATCATCCAATGGTTTTGAAAGCAGCTGTTGTGGGGAGATATGATGATGAGTCTTTGGTGGAGTCACCTTGTGCAATTGTGGAATTGAAGGATGGATGTAGTGCTACTGTTGAAGATATCATCAAGTTTTGTGAAGATCAATTGAATCCTGACATGGTTCCTAGGAGTGTGATCTTTGGGGATTTGCCTCTTAATTCAACTGGGAAGGTGCAAAAATTTCTTAttaaagaaaagataaaaagcAATGAGTCATGGAGGGTGTGA